TCGGCACACGAACTGATCGACCGTGCCGACGCCACCGAGATGACCGTCGGGCATCGTCGCGGGAGCCCGACCCGCCGGCTGGTGCTGACGGCGGGGACGCTGGCGGTCGCGGTCGGTGCCGTGGCCGTTCTCCAGCCATTCGACGGCCCCCCACCGGACGTTCCTGGCGGGCGCGGAAGCACAGCGGGATCGGTGCTCGTGCCGGTCTCGTACCAGTTCGACACGGACCCACCAGCCGCCGGCCCGCAACTGCGCGCGCTGGCCGGCAAGATCAAGGACGCGGAGTACGACCACCTCGGCGGACGCTACATGTACCACCACACAAAGGTGTGGGGCGATCCAGTGATGACCTCCGCCGACGGCCGTCACCACGTCGCCTTCGCCGGCGAGACGAAGGTCTGGCAGGCCGCCGACGGGACCGGCAGCCAGATCAACACCCAGTTGGAGCCGCAGTACCCCGACCAGGAGTCCCGCGACTACTGGCAACGCAACCTGGACCGGCGTCCCGTAGTTGACGCCACAGCAGCCCCGGCCATGATTCCGCTGCCGCCCATGGAGCTCACGCCACCGTCGGCCGACCCGTCGCAGCTGCGCGAACTGCTCAAGGTCGAGTACGGGGCGGGTGCCGCGAGCAAGGAAGTCAGCACTCTCTACGCACAGTTCGTCATACCGCGTGCGGCCCGAGCGGAGATCCTGCGGGTCCTCGCCGCCGTGCCCGGCTTCCGCTGGCGGGGGCAGGTGACGGATCGCGCTGGTCGGGACGGGGTCGCCATTACCTTCGACGACCGCGAACATAACGCGCAATCTCTCCTGATCTTCGACCCGAAGACGGGTGAGCTGCTCGCCCACGAGCGACTGACGCTGTCGCCCGTGCTGCTCAGCGCGTACCAGGTGATCCTCGATGCCGCTTGGACTGATCGAATGGGCTGAACGCCGAACTCCGGGGCCGTTCCTTCCGGGAGCGGCCCCGCCGCAATCTCGGGAACTTGTCCGAAGGGCTACCAGGCCTCCTGCTCGTCGGCGTCGGGTGGCGGTGGGGGAGCGTACTGGTTCCAGGCGCCGTCGCGGAACATGTACAGCCGGAAGTACGTCTGGTTCTGGTCCATGAGGAACACCTGCACGGCAGCCGGGTAGCGCCAAGGCATCGTCTGGACCTGGCGAAGAACCGCTTCCAGGTCAGCATGGTTGAGGGCGCCGCCCCACAGTTGGCACTCGGGGTTCTTCCACCCGCCCCAGTAATTGGCCTGCGGGTCGGTCAAATCTTTGAGTGAGCCGACACCGCGAGGTCGCCTGTCAGACATCTCGGGGGTGCCGTCGGTGCGTCGCGGCGCCTCCCGTTCAAGCCAGGCACTGAATGCCTGCACGGTGCCGCTGTCTGCGCCGTCGGCTTGGATCATCAGATTCGCCACCCAACTCACCTCCGGTATGGTGCCCGACGATCCCGTCCCGCACCATCGGTCAGTTCTCCTGGGACGCAAGGGAGAGCCAGAGCGAGGGGCGGGCACAGAACGTGCGCCGTTCAGGCGCAGCTGCCTCGAGCCCAAGTCGAACGGGACCTGGCTCTTCCCTGATTCGCCCACGCGGCGGGCGGCCTTAATAGGCCGCATCGCATCAACATGTCGAGCTGTCGGTGTCCGACGGCGTGGCCTCCCCGGGTGGGTCAACCTCGACGAAGCCGAAGAGCCGGGCGAGGAGCCGCAGGCCCTGCGTGCTGTAGCGGTCGGCGAAGCCGCGACAGATCGCCGGTTTCGCCTCGGGGTGCTGGTAGTGCGGCAACGTCGAGTGGCAGATGATGAAGGATTCCCTGGCTCGGGCTTCAGTGACGATGTCGCGGAGCCGACCGGGGGCGAGGCGCATTCTGTTGCCAGGGGCGAAGATGCAGGTGTCGCACTGCCGAGACAGCAGCCGCGACTTGCGGAGATCCGGGTCTCCGACGCTGAGGTCCGTCCCGGTGGTGTCGTCGGGCTCGCCGGGGCTGGGCGTCCACTCCATGGTGGCTCCTCTTCAGGTGTGCGTTGGGGTGCCGCCGTTCCGGGCGGCACCCCAAATAGGACAGTGTGGGTGGGTCGGACTGGTGTCAGCGGGGTTCGCGACTGCAGACGGGCCACAACCAGGTCGGCGGGTGTCCCAGCCGCCAGGTGAGGGCCGCGAGGAGATCGCGTGCACCTTCATGGCGGGCGTCGATCGCCCTCGTAGGTATGGCCTAGCGGGCGAGGACGGAAACCGTCTCACCGAGCAGCAGCGGCGCCCCTTCGGGTCCCTTGATGTAGGAGTGGATCCAGATTCGGTAGGCCTGACCATCGGCGTTGACCAGACGCCGCCAGTGCCCACGCACGAGGAATCGAACGCGGTAGTGCCACCTCGCTTCCCCGCCGCCGGGTTCGGCGACGGGATTGGTGCGGCGAAGCATGACCACCCGGGTGTCGTGGCGGAGGCCGGCGCGTAGCGCGCGCCGGCGGGCTGGCCGGTCCAGCGGAGGTGCGGCGACGGTAGCGATGGGTTGTTCCTGGATGCGCCAGAAGGCGTACAGGATCGCGGCGACGGCGCTGGTGCGCATAGCGGTCTCGTCGATGCAGAACCGGCCGTCAGGTGCCGACTGCCACTCGGCGTCGACCGGTGCGGGTGGGTCGTCGAGGGCGGTGATGGTGGTGCCGATGGGGATCTCGGCGAAGGAGTTCAGGACGTAGGGGCCGAACTGCGCGGCGAGTTCCGGTGCTTCGGCGAGCTGCTGGCGGCGGCGAATGGCGGCGGGGTCGAGCGGGTCGTCGCGGTCGGCCCATCCGAGGATCCACCAGCCTGTCCGCCCGCTGCTGGTGTTGTGCCATTTGGCCCAGGTGATCGCCCCGATGGAGGTGACGTGACCCTGAACGTCGCGTTCGTAGATGGGTTCGGGGAGGAAGAGTACGCCGGCGTCGCTGGGGGCGACGTCGTTACTGATGATGTCGCCGGTGAGGTCGAGGGCTTGGGCGGCGGCGGCGATGATCGCGGTCATGGCGGGTGCGAGGACATATGGTTCGCCGTGCTGCCACGGCTCGTGGGCCACCCGAGCAAACGCGTCCAGGGCCTTCTTTTGGGGGGTCGCGTCGTCGTCAGCGGGGTCGAGATGGGGTGTGAGGAACGCGCGCAGGTACTGCTGGGCGAAACGGCTACGCGCGTATTCGGTCATGCGGGTGCGCAGATCAACGGCCGCGCGGGCGTAGCCGGCGAGGGTCTTTTCGATATGAAAACTCATGAATCCTCCATCGAGGGTGTGAGGTCGGCGGCCGGCCGCGTCGCCCGCAGGGGAACCGCGACGTCGGCGACGCTGCAGAGCGGGACCAGCGTCAGGCCGCACGCGGCGCGGGTTGCTGTGCCGGGGCAGAGCGGAACCAGCCCGCGAACCGTGCCGCCGCGGCTACAGGCGGGGAGACGACCCGCGCCCGGCCTCGCGTGTGCGGCGCGGGCCGGGTGGCCGCGCGGTAGGCGCGCTGGGCGTCGCGGGCCGGCGGGTACGGGTACGCCGCCTGGTGGCAGCGCAGGTTGGCGCAGCGGCCGGGCCGGTCGGGGTCGGGTAGGTGGTGGGCGGCGACATCGGTGGCGAGGAACCACAGCAGGACGTCGGTGACATGAGCCGGCACGGCCCGTCGGTGCGGTAGCGACATGGGTTGTCCTCTCCCGTGAGCGGGTGCGATGGGGGTGGCCGCCACCCCGGCCGGCAGTGTGAGGTGCCGCCGTCGGGTACGCCGGGGTGGCGGCCGCGATGAGTGACGCTCGACTTTCCGGATAGATCAAGTCCTCGCCGCGGCATGGACCGCTAACCGGTGGTGCCTCATCGGTGAGGTGAGCGGACGGACCAGCAACGGCGGGGGTCCAGCTCGGTGCCGGCTTTCCCGCCAGACGAGCCGGCCGCGACGCCGCCGCGTCACCGCGCGCCACGGACGTCCATACCGTCGCGGCGGGCGGCGTCCCAGCCAGGCCGGGACGCCGCCGGGAAGGACACCAACAGCGCCCACGGCCGGCACCCGGCCGCGGGGTGTGCACGGCGCCCTCAAGTGCCGGCGCGTGCACGCCGCGGGTCAGCGGTGGGTGGTGTGATCGCCGTCGTGGCCGAGCGGTTCGTCGGCGTCGAGGTCACCGCCGACGGCTTCGTAGTGTTCCTGCCCGTCCCACTCGATGGTGGCGGGCAGGGTGTCCAGCGCGGCGTCGATGGTGTTCTCCGCGCGGGTGAACGCGTCCTCGCGGGTGGTGGCGGTGACGTCGATGAGCACGGGCAGGCGGAGGCGGACCTGCCAGCGTCGGGGCAGCAGCGGCAGGTCGAGAACCTCCAGGAGACTGTTCGCGGCGTCGATGCTGATCTGCGCGCTGCGCACGGCGTCGGCGAGCGCTTCCCGCAGGTGGTGGTGGAACCGGTCGATCGGGTCCGGGTGCAGGGCGGTGTCGGCTGGGGTGTGGGTGGGCAGCAGGTGGGATCGGATCTGGGCGGTGGTGTGGGTGACCCAGCCGAGCGGTGCCTGCTGGCCGGCGTGGAACGTTTCCCAGCTGGTGCGCAGGATGCTGTCGAGCGTGGGCTCGCGGGGTGGGATGGTCGCGCTGGTCATCATCTTCCTCGTGTCGGTGCCGGTGATCGGATGTGAAAGCGCCCCGCGACCGGGAGAGGCTGCGGGGCGCAGAAGGTGCCGGTATCGAACCGAGCCGCTGGTGCGTGTTGCTAGGGGTGGAGATGGCAGCGGTCATGGGGTGGCTGGGGTTCCGCCGCCAGGTTGATCAGCGGCGGGGGTGTGGTCGCCGGAGCGGGTGAGCAGGCCGGTGCCCAGGTCGGTGAGTGCGTCACATGCCTGCCGCAGCCGGGCGGTCGCCTTGTCTCGCCACGCGAGAGCGCGGATGAGGGCGTCAGCGACGCGGTCGAGGCGCTCCCGGAGGGACAGGACGTGGTGGATGTCGCCGTCGGCGTGTACATCGCACAGCAGGTTCGCTGCGCGGTTCAGCATGGCGATCTGCGCGTCGGCGGCAGCGATGGTGCAGGCAGCCGCGAACAGCGCGCACACGACGTCGGGATACCGGGCGCAGCATTCGTCGAGCTCGTCCGGGTGGAGGACGTAGCCTTCCTTGCCGGTGTGGTGGCGCAGCACGTCGAGGTAGTCAGACACAGTGTTCCTTCCATGTTGGTGGGATGGCTCGGTGGTGGTCAGCAGGGTCAGGGAGTGGTGGGAAAGTCCTGGTCGGGCCAGCCGTCGAGCACGGACGGGGGAAGCGCTTCGCGGAGCATCCGGTCGAGCAGGTGGGCGAGGGAGTAGGTGGGGTTCGCCTGCAGAGCCCGGTCGACGGCGACGGACGCCAGAGCGCCGAGGCCGCTGCGCCAGGCGGTGAAGGCGAGCAGGCTGGCGGGTGGGGCGGCGAGCGCGGGTTCGGCGCGGCGGGTGACGTCGCTCCACAGCGCGATATGCCAGGGCTGAGCGTCGGTGGCCCGCCATGCGGCGTCACGGACCGCGGTGATCGGGAGAAGCACGGTGAGCCAGGCCAGCTCGTCGTCGGTGAGGACCTGGTCGGCGGCGTAGCGGGCAAACGTGGTCCGCACGATGTCCTCACCGGCGCGGATCAGCGCGTCCCGGCCGGCGACGGCGGACAGGGCGCGCCGGTGTGTGCGCGCACGGTGGGTGGCGCGGGTGACGGCGTGGCGGGAGGGACCGTCGATGGGGGCGATGCTGGCGACGAGGGCCCGCCGGTCGGGCAGGGTGCTGCAGCCGGCGACGATGGCGTGCAGGGCGATGTCGCTGTGGTCGGGGTCGAAGGGCACCCCGTCGATGGGGCAGCAGGTGAGGTTCTGGCACAGGTAGGAGTAGTAGCGGCGGTCGGTGACCCGCAGCGCGTCCAGCACGGTGAGGCCGGCCTCGCGGAGCCGGGGAACGACGGTGTCGACGACGGGCGTGACCCGGTGGCTGGGGCCGTAGCCGATGACGACGGTGGCGGTGACGTCAGCTTGGTGGAGCATGCGCAGCTGTTGCCGCATCAGCTCCTCGACCCCGCCGACCGTGGCAGCGGGATCGGGGAGGTCCGTGCGGCCGGCGACGGTGACGCGGCGGCCGGTGAGACCGACGAGGACCAGGCTGTCGGTGGGGTGGAAGCCGAGCAGGTACGGCACGGCGACGATCAGGTCACCCGGTGAGGTGACCGGCAGGCGGGGTGTGTCGCTCATGATGATCTCCAAAGGTGTGGGATGGAAAGCCGGGCACGGCGGTATGGCTGCGTCCGGGGGTGCGGTCGCGCGGGCACCCGTGGGCGGCCCGAGGCGGCATGGGAAGGGGACCGATCGGTGTCGGCGGGAACAGCGGGCGCGTCGCCTGCGGCGGCGGCTCGCCGGTACGCCGGCTCTGTCCCGCAGCGGCCGGCTGGCCGACGTGTCAGGCCTGCTCGAGGGCGGCGACGGCGGCGTCGGCGATGAGGCCGATGGCCTGCACGGGATCGTCGACCAGGACCGGGGTAGCGCCGGCGAACGTGTGCCCGGCAAGGTCGGCGGGCCGCAGCCACAGCAGCGCGCATCCCGCCTGGTGGAGGGCGTAGACGAGCCGCTGCACGGCCGGAATGTTGTCGAGGTCGCCGTCGGAGACGACCGCGAGCATCCGCAGCCTGCCCGGTTGACGTAGCTGCAGCACCTCGTCGGCGAGTTTCACCGC
The Micromonospora sp. R77 DNA segment above includes these coding regions:
- a CDS encoding CU044_5270 family protein; the protein is MFGAERTRTLLGPVDPARTAAIAPPLVSAHELIDRADATEMTVGHRRGSPTRRLVLTAGTLAVAVGAVAVLQPFDGPPPDVPGGRGSTAGSVLVPVSYQFDTDPPAAGPQLRALAGKIKDAEYDHLGGRYMYHHTKVWGDPVMTSADGRHHVAFAGETKVWQAADGTGSQINTQLEPQYPDQESRDYWQRNLDRRPVVDATAAPAMIPLPPMELTPPSADPSQLRELLKVEYGAGAASKEVSTLYAQFVIPRAARAEILRVLAAVPGFRWRGQVTDRAGRDGVAITFDDREHNAQSLLIFDPKTGELLAHERLTLSPVLLSAYQVILDAAWTDRMG
- a CDS encoding squamosa promoter-binding protein 15 — protein: MANLMIQADGADSGTVQAFSAWLEREAPRRTDGTPEMSDRRPRGVGSLKDLTDPQANYWGGWKNPECQLWGGALNHADLEAVLRQVQTMPWRYPAAVQVFLMDQNQTYFRLYMFRDGAWNQYAPPPPPDADEQEAW
- a CDS encoding DUF4192 domain-containing protein; this encodes MSDTPRLPVTSPGDLIVAVPYLLGFHPTDSLVLVGLTGRRVTVAGRTDLPDPAATVGGVEELMRQQLRMLHQADVTATVVIGYGPSHRVTPVVDTVVPRLREAGLTVLDALRVTDRRYYSYLCQNLTCCPIDGVPFDPDHSDIALHAIVAGCSTLPDRRALVASIAPIDGPSRHAVTRATHRARTHRRALSAVAGRDALIRAGEDIVRTTFARYAADQVLTDDELAWLTVLLPITAVRDAAWRATDAQPWHIALWSDVTRRAEPALAAPPASLLAFTAWRSGLGALASVAVDRALQANPTYSLAHLLDRMLREALPPSVLDGWPDQDFPTTP